In Citrus sinensis cultivar Valencia sweet orange chromosome 4, DVS_A1.0, whole genome shotgun sequence, one DNA window encodes the following:
- the LOC127901724 gene encoding uncharacterized protein LOC127901724 — translation MAGGDKSKGKHVAKKRKDDHGDYSDFMLIHFPRLQLRKIFLDHFKPRTLLTKVDSLSERQDQLQSMLEAFQLQSISERESLFAQQQQLLDGQQQLFVALGFPPPSSSSHPPSP, via the exons ATGGCGGGTGGTGACAAATCCAAGGGGAAACACGTGGCCAAGAAGCGTAAGGATGATCATGGAGATTATTCGGACTTTATGTTGATTCATTTTCCTCGACTCCAACTTCGGAAAATTTTTCTCGACCATTTCAAACCAAGGACG CTGTTAACTAAAGTGGATTCACTTTCTGAGAGGCAAGACCAACTCCAGTCTATGCTTGAAGCTTTTCAACTTCAGTCCATTTCCGAGCGAGAGAGTCTCTTTGCTCAACAGCAGCAGCTTCTTGATGGCCAGCAGCAACTTTTTGTAGCCCTTGGATTTCCACCCCCATCCTCTTCCTCACATCCACCATCTCCTtag